TGCCGGCGAAGCACTCGGCCTCGGGCTGGGTCGTCTCGACGACGGTGTTCGAGGCGTCGGTGGGGTCCTCGGCGAGCATCGACATCGCCCCGCCGAAGGGGGTGATCTCGTAGTCGATGTCCTCCTCGAACGTGATCGGCAGCGAAATGCCACCACCACCCTGCGCTTCGACGTCACCTTCTTCAATAGCGAGGAGCTGGTAGCCCACAGCCGGGTCGGCCGAGCTGAACTGGCCAACAACGCCTTCGAAGGTGAACGCGCCGTCCGGGATCGGAAGGCCGTCCACATCGGAGTCGTTGGCACCCACGACGCGGAGGATGGTGAGCCCCGTTTCGTCGGACGCGTCGTAGTTCGTCGAGGCCGCGAAGACGCCCATGGACGGCGTCGTGAGGTCGTCGATTTCGACGAGCTCGGCTTCGTAGTTCTCCCCGTTATTGAGGAGATCGAGGACCGAGATCATCTGCGGCTCGACTTCCTCGCCTTGCCCGAGAATCTCGAAGCTCGCGAGGTCCCCCCCGTTGATCTGGAGGAGCGAGTTGAACTGCGAGAGCGTGCCGGTCACCCGGATGTTGGTGCCTTCCGTGATCGTACCAGCGGCGACGGCGTCGAAGAACGCGCCGGTCGTCTGGCGGATCGTGAGGCCGGCCGTGTCATCCTGGAAGTAGGAGAACGCGCCCTTGGCCCGGCTGACTGTGCCGTTGACCGTCACCATCGCGCCCGAGCCGGCGGCCCGTGCTTCAGCGATGGTCATATCCTCGACCATCTCTACGGTCACATCGACGTTGTCGAGGAGGAAGTCGTCTCCGTCGTCGTTGATGTGGCCGAAGGCGATGTAGACCGACTCGCCGGCGAAGGCGGAGAGGTCGATCTCGAACGTCGCCGCTCCATCGGTGGCCGTCGGGAAGTCGTCCTCGTTGTAGGTCTCGAGGACGGTGTAGTTCTCGATGCCGGTCTGAGCCGTGGTCGAGATCAGCACCTGGAAGGTGGATCCGAAATCGGCGAAGCCGAAGGTCTCGGCGGCGTCGAAGGAGAGCGTGGTGCCCATCTCGACGTCGAACTGCGGCGTGGCGAGGTAGTCCTCGGCGGGGTCGCCGCCATCGTCCACGTTCTGGAACTGGCTGCGGGCGACGTTGCCGAGGGTCGAGTTGTTGAAGACCGCCCACTGCCGGTCGCCGATGCCGTTGTCGAAGCGGGCCCAACCCTCGGGGATCTCGCCGATGGCGGTGTCCTCGAAGTCCTCGGGGAAGATGTCCCCGCCGCTGCCGCCACCTACTTCGATGGCTGCAGAGATGAAGACGACGTCTTCATCCGCGTCGTTCGTGCTGAGCACGAGGATGTCGGAGTAGCTGCCGTCCGAGAGCGGCGGCTCGCCACCGAAGTTGTCGCCGGAGGCATCGACCGTCACCATCACGTCCTGGGACATGCCGGGCGCGATGACGCCGCTCGACGGCTCGACGCCGGTGATGAACTGGCTCGACTGCGTGAAGAGGACGGCGAGGCCGTTGACCGCGTACGCTTCGTTACGCGAGATCTGGAGGCCGTCGGTGCCGTCCGCATTCTCGATGCCGATCGAGGCCGAGAGCGTCGTGGACTGCAGGTCCTCGTACTGGTACTTGATGTTGCCGTTGGGGTAGAGCAGCACCTGGAAGGTGTTGAGCTGCCCGTTGTTGCCGAACTTCTCGACCTGGTCGAACTGCACGACGAAGACCTGTTCGTCGTCCGCACCCACGGCCTCGTAGAAGATCTGGCCGCCGTCGGTCATATCCGTGTTGGCACGGAGGTCGAAGTCGTCCCACAGCGGGGCGATGATGCCGCCGTTGGGGAGGCCGACATCCGGCATCACGTCGTTCGTGAAGCCACAGCCGGGGGGCGCTTTCGTGTCGTTGAAGTTGAGGTGGCCGTTGGTGTTGATGTACACCTGGTCGTAGCCGGCCCCGTAGAACTCGAACGTGAAGGGGAGATCGACGAGGGCGTAGCCTTCGTCGCCGCCGGCGGCGATGCCGCAGCCGAGGGCCTCGACCGTGGCTTCATCGACCAGCGTGCCGGTGTCCGAGATGTCAATGAAGTCGTAAGCAGGGCCACCTTCTTCATCGGAGTCGATCGCGACGTAGCCGAAGGCGTCCGGCCCGGCAACGCGGTACTGCGCCATCGTGCTCTGGTCGCGGCCGTAGACGCGGGGCTCGACGCCCTTCGCCTGCTCGGAGCTAACCTCGAAGCGACGGCTGTTGACGTTGACGCCGCGGCTTAGGAGCTCCTGGATCCGCCGCTGGACAGCGAACGCGGGGAAGGAGAAGATGAGGTCCGCCGTGCCTTCGTTGGAGATCGTCAGCGTCTCGGTGTCGCTCCCGCCGGAGGGCACGTCGAACATCAGCGAACTCGGGCTCAGGGCGAGCTCGGGCTCAAGGACGACGCCTGCGCTCGTGCCGGAGAGCACGAAGTTGTAGTCGAAGCCAGCAGTGACGATCGTGTTGAGCGCGTTCCAGCCGGGTGCGGGGAAGCCGA
This genomic interval from Rhodothermales bacterium contains the following:
- a CDS encoding choice-of-anchor J domain-containing protein, with the protein product MRPVTYLRYVLALAFVLAGTGWLTTATAQSFTATGPTPSATPAFRGELEILFDQSDDLTSGLVSQVNVDTPAFDINNADDFVVPEGVTWTVLQVFADGFYSLSPNPNPAGAPQCLTADIGFWSPGDAEPGTPLFLYEDVAPASDDLGALTFSVPATTLESGSYWLSVQCAGSLNFDTTADDGDPVDIRRWNWFRNDNADAEGGAGESATAINPGGGFGFPAPGWNALNTIVTAGFDYNFVLSGTSAGVVLEPELALSPSSLMFDVPSGGSDTETLTISNEGTADLIFSFPAFAVQRRIQELLSRGVNVNSRRFEVSSEQAKGVEPRVYGRDQSTMAQYRVAGPDAFGYVAIDSDEEGGPAYDFIDISDTGTLVDEATVEALGCGIAAGGDEGYALVDLPFTFEFYGAGYDQVYINTNGHLNFNDTKAPPGCGFTNDVMPDVGLPNGGIIAPLWDDFDLRANTDMTDGGQIFYEAVGADDEQVFVVQFDQVEKFGNNGQLNTFQVLLYPNGNIKYQYEDLQSTTLSASIGIENADGTDGLQISRNEAYAVNGLAVLFTQSSQFITGVEPSSGVIAPGMSQDVMVTVDASGDNFGGEPPLSDGSYSDILVLSTNDADEDVVFISAAIEVGGGSGGDIFPEDFEDTAIGEIPEGWARFDNGIGDRQWAVFNNSTLGNVARSQFQNVDDGGDPAEDYLATPQFDVEMGTTLSFDAAETFGFADFGSTFQVLISTTAQTGIENYTVLETYNEDDFPTATDGAATFEIDLSAFAGESVYIAFGHINDDGDDFLLDNVDVTVEMVEDMTIAEARAAGSGAMVTVNGTVSRAKGAFSYFQDDTAGLTIRQTTGAFFDAVAAGTITEGTNIRVTGTLSQFNSLLQINGGDLASFEILGQGEEVEPQMISVLDLLNNGENYEAELVEIDDLTTPSMGVFAASTNYDASDETGLTILRVVGANDSDVDGLPIPDGAFTFEGVVGQFSSADPAVGYQLLAIEEGDVEAQGGGGISLPITFEEDIDYEITPFGGAMSMLAEDPTDASNTVVETTQPEAECFAG